The following coding sequences are from one Clostridioides difficile ATCC 9689 = DSM 1296 window:
- the ilvB gene encoding biosynthetic-type acetolactate synthase large subunit, with the protein MNGAKVILECLKKEGIDTIFGYPGGAVIPLYDALYDYSDDFKHIRTSHEQGLVHAADGYARSTNTVGVCFTTSGPGATNAITGIATAFMDSSPMVVISGQVPTSLLGKDSFQEIDITGATLSMTKHNYLVRNTKELVPTIKEAFRVANSGRKGPVLVDVPKDLFLAEMDFSGEDYDLCQIDDYMDYKSDFDLDDETNIKLLNEAIDIIKESKKPVIYAGGGVKSSDSEEILEKFATKIDTPVLNTLMGLGNIDRKNELSLGMVGMHGSRESNLALSNSDLVIAIGARFSDRVISKSSEFAKNAKIIHIDIDPSEISKNIESNVSLVGDVKLVLSLLIERVESKNNSNWKEEIKTFRKSEGVQTYEFHPQNILKKINEKYETLKKPTVVVTDVGQHQMWAAKYWNFKGNKSFITSAGLGTMGFGLGAAIGTKVGNVDKNVVLVTGDGSFRMNCNELATVANYNVPMLILLLNNRTLGMVRQWQKLFSNQRYSQTDINENVDYVKLVNAYNIDGYKVASMEELGKALDMIDFNKPVFLQCDIDKDYDVYPIVAPNDALENLICN; encoded by the coding sequence ATGAATGGAGCAAAGGTAATTTTAGAATGTTTAAAGAAAGAGGGAATAGACACAATATTTGGATATCCTGGTGGAGCCGTGATACCTCTTTATGATGCTCTATACGATTATTCAGATGATTTTAAACATATAAGGACATCCCATGAACAAGGTTTAGTTCATGCTGCAGATGGGTACGCAAGAAGTACTAATACAGTAGGAGTTTGTTTTACAACATCTGGTCCAGGAGCAACAAATGCCATAACTGGAATAGCAACAGCTTTTATGGATTCTTCACCTATGGTTGTAATTTCAGGGCAGGTGCCAACTAGTTTATTAGGAAAAGATTCTTTTCAAGAAATTGACATAACTGGAGCAACATTATCTATGACAAAACATAATTATTTAGTTAGAAACACTAAAGAATTAGTTCCTACAATAAAAGAAGCTTTTAGAGTTGCAAATTCAGGTAGAAAAGGACCTGTACTTGTAGATGTTCCAAAAGATTTATTTTTAGCAGAAATGGATTTTAGTGGTGAGGACTATGATTTATGTCAAATAGATGATTATATGGATTATAAGAGTGATTTTGATCTAGATGATGAAACTAATATTAAGCTTTTAAATGAAGCAATAGATATCATAAAAGAATCTAAAAAGCCTGTAATATATGCAGGTGGAGGTGTTAAATCTTCAGACAGTGAGGAAATTCTTGAAAAATTTGCAACTAAGATAGATACACCCGTACTAAATACACTTATGGGGCTTGGAAATATAGATAGAAAGAATGAACTATCTCTTGGAATGGTTGGAATGCATGGAAGTAGAGAAAGTAATTTAGCACTTTCTAATTCAGATTTAGTGATAGCGATAGGTGCGAGATTTAGTGATAGAGTGATAAGTAAAAGTTCTGAATTTGCTAAAAATGCAAAAATAATACACATAGACATAGACCCATCTGAAATAAGTAAAAATATAGAATCTAATGTATCTTTGGTTGGAGATGTAAAGCTAGTCCTTAGTTTATTAATTGAAAGGGTTGAAAGTAAGAATAATAGCAATTGGAAAGAAGAGATAAAGACATTTAGAAAGAGTGAGGGTGTACAAACATATGAATTTCATCCACAAAATATACTTAAAAAAATAAATGAAAAATATGAAACATTAAAGAAACCCACTGTGGTAGTAACTGATGTCGGTCAACATCAAATGTGGGCTGCTAAGTACTGGAATTTTAAAGGTAATAAAAGTTTTATAACATCAGCAGGGTTAGGAACTATGGGATTTGGTTTAGGTGCAGCTATTGGAACTAAAGTTGGTAATGTAGATAAAAATGTAGTTTTAGTCACTGGTGATGGAAGTTTTAGAATGAACTGTAATGAACTAGCTACAGTTGCAAATTATAATGTACCTATGCTTATTTTACTACTCAATAATAGAACATTAGGAATGGTAAGGCAATGGCAAAAGTTATTTTCCAATCAAAGATACTCTCAAACTGACATTAATGAAAATGTGGATTATGTTAAACTCGTAAATGCATATAATATTGATGGATATAAGGTAGCCAGTATGGAAGAATTAGGAAAGGCGCTAGATATGATAGATTTTAATAAACCTGTATTTTTGCAATGTGATATAGATAAGGATTATGATGTTTATCCTATTGTAGCACCTAATGATGCATTGGAAAATTTGATATGTAACTAA
- a CDS encoding manganese catalase family protein, whose protein sequence is MFKHDKALLKEVKVERPNPQYAVLMQEQLGGANGELKAAMQYLSQSFRIKDPQIKDLFLDIAAEELSHMEMVAQTINLLNGHDVDYNSVNTGEIETHVLTGLSPVLINSSGAPWTANYVTVTGDLVADLLSNIASEQRAKVVYEYLYRQIDDKYVKETIDFLLNREEAHNALFRDALNKVKDTGSNRDFGVTEDSKLYFDLSTPGPNHDTKIDINPPSFEKPLKK, encoded by the coding sequence ATGTTTAAACACGATAAAGCATTATTAAAAGAAGTAAAAGTAGAAAGACCAAATCCTCAATATGCTGTTTTAATGCAAGAACAGTTGGGTGGTGCAAATGGAGAGTTAAAAGCAGCTATGCAATACTTGTCCCAAAGTTTTAGAATAAAAGACCCTCAAATAAAAGATTTATTTCTTGATATAGCAGCAGAAGAGCTTAGCCATATGGAAATGGTAGCACAAACTATAAATTTATTAAATGGACATGATGTTGATTATAATTCAGTTAATACAGGCGAAATAGAAACACATGTATTAACTGGTCTATCACCAGTCTTAATAAACTCATCAGGAGCTCCTTGGACTGCTAATTACGTTACAGTTACAGGGGATTTAGTAGCTGACTTACTTTCAAATATAGCTTCTGAACAAAGAGCTAAGGTAGTTTATGAGTACTTGTATAGACAAATAGATGATAAATATGTAAAAGAAACAATAGATTTCTTACTTAATAGAGAAGAAGCACATAATGCTCTATTTAGAGATGCTTTAAATAAAGTTAAAGATACAGGTTCAAATAGAGATTTTGGAGTTACAGAAGATTCTAAATTATATTTCGATTTGTCTACTCCAGGGCCAAATCACGATACTAAGATAGATATTAATCCTCCTTCTTTTGAAAAACCTTTAAAAAAATAA
- a CDS encoding thioredoxin domain-containing protein yields MDSNRKPNNLINEKSPYLLQHAYNPINWYSWNDEAFKKAKEEDKPIFLSVGYSTCHWCHVMEKESFEDEEVAEIMNRNFVAIKVDKEERPDVDSVYMTVCQAMTGSGGWPMTIIMTPDKKPFFAGTYFPKYSRYNRPGVIDLLENVSEKWNTSRDILIKSGDEIIEALKDDFGVKNTEGDLSKEMLSSSVRVFKAIYDENYGGFGNAPKFPSPQNLMFLMKYYSIEKDKDVLKMVEKTLDGMYRGGLFDHIGFGFSRYSTDKKWLAPHFEKMLYDNAMLTIAFLDAYKITKKELYKEIAIKTIDYVVREMKDKEGGFYSAQDADSEGEEGKFYTFNPLEIIEVLGEEDGIFFNNYFDITSSGNFEGKSIPNLIKNKEYERHNEKIADLSKKVFEYRKERTSLHKDDKILTSWNALMIVALTKAYSTLKNDIYLEYSNKCLNFINNNLVNESGRLLARYRDGSSDYLAYLDDYAFLIWAYIELYESTFNMKYLEKALNLNESCINLFWDYEKSGFYIYGKDSENLIARPKDLYDGAIPSGNSVQLYNLIRLAKITGDNRLEEMSYKQLKLYVDNVKSSPTGYSFYMLSLMFELYSTKEIICIFKEDSDLIAFKELISENFIPNATFLAKKYNEENTIIGFLNNYILKDDKTSYYVCQSNSCSQPINDLQKLKDMILGVE; encoded by the coding sequence TTGGACAGTAATAGAAAACCTAATAATCTAATAAATGAAAAATCTCCATATCTTTTACAGCATGCTTATAATCCTATAAACTGGTATAGTTGGAATGATGAGGCTTTTAAAAAAGCAAAAGAAGAGGATAAACCAATATTTTTAAGTGTAGGATATTCAACATGTCATTGGTGCCATGTTATGGAAAAAGAATCTTTTGAAGATGAAGAAGTTGCTGAAATAATGAATAGAAACTTTGTGGCAATAAAAGTAGATAAAGAGGAAAGACCTGATGTAGATAGCGTGTATATGACAGTTTGCCAAGCTATGACAGGTAGTGGTGGATGGCCAATGACCATAATAATGACACCAGATAAAAAACCTTTTTTTGCGGGAACATATTTCCCAAAATATTCAAGGTATAATAGACCTGGAGTTATAGATTTATTAGAGAATGTATCTGAAAAATGGAATACAAGCAGGGATATATTAATAAAATCTGGAGATGAAATAATAGAAGCTCTTAAGGATGATTTTGGTGTAAAAAATACTGAGGGTGATTTATCAAAAGAGATGTTGAGTTCATCAGTTAGAGTATTTAAGGCTATTTATGATGAAAATTATGGTGGTTTTGGTAATGCTCCTAAATTTCCAAGTCCTCAGAATCTTATGTTTTTAATGAAATATTATAGTATAGAAAAAGATAAAGATGTGTTAAAAATGGTGGAAAAAACTTTAGATGGAATGTATAGAGGAGGCCTGTTTGATCATATTGGATTTGGGTTTTCAAGATACTCTACTGATAAAAAGTGGTTGGCTCCTCATTTTGAAAAAATGCTATATGATAATGCTATGCTTACTATAGCTTTTTTAGATGCGTATAAAATAACAAAGAAAGAGTTATATAAAGAAATTGCTATAAAAACTATAGATTATGTAGTTAGAGAGATGAAGGATAAAGAAGGTGGGTTTTATTCAGCACAGGATGCTGATAGTGAAGGTGAAGAAGGTAAATTTTATACATTTAATCCTCTTGAGATAATTGAAGTTTTGGGTGAAGAAGATGGAATTTTCTTTAATAATTATTTTGATATAACTAGTAGTGGAAATTTTGAAGGCAAAAGTATTCCTAATCTTATAAAAAATAAAGAATATGAAAGACATAATGAAAAGATAGCTGACCTTAGTAAAAAGGTATTTGAATATAGAAAAGAAAGAACATCTTTGCATAAAGATGACAAGATACTTACATCATGGAATGCATTGATGATAGTTGCTTTAACAAAGGCATATAGTACTTTAAAAAATGACATATATTTAGAGTATTCAAATAAGTGTCTTAACTTTATAAATAATAATCTTGTAAATGAGTCAGGTAGATTATTAGCTAGATATAGAGATGGAAGTTCCGACTATTTAGCATATTTAGATGATTATGCTTTTTTAATCTGGGCGTATATAGAGCTTTATGAGTCAACATTTAATATGAAATATTTAGAAAAGGCTTTAAATTTGAATGAAAGCTGTATCAACCTTTTTTGGGATTATGAAAAAAGTGGATTTTATATATATGGTAAAGATAGTGAAAATTTAATAGCAAGACCAAAAGATTTGTATGATGGAGCTATTCCATCAGGAAATTCTGTTCAATTATACAATCTTATAAGACTTGCGAAAATTACTGGAGATAATAGACTTGAAGAAATGTCATATAAACAATTAAAACTGTATGTGGATAATGTAAAGAGTTCTCCAACTGGCTACAGCTTTTATATGCTTTCATTGATGTTTGAACTTTATTCTACTAAGGAAATTATATGTATTTTTAAGGAAGATTCTGATTTAATTGCATTTAAAGAATTGATAAGTGAAAATTTTATACCAAATGCAACTTTTTTAGCAAAGAAATACAATGAAGAAAACACTATTATAGGTTTTTTAAATAACTATATATTGAAGGATGATAAGACTAGTTATTACGTGTGTCAAAGTAATAGTTGTAGTCAACCAATTAATGATTTACAAAAATTAAAAGATATGATTTTAGGAGTAGAATAA
- a CDS encoding MarR family winged helix-turn-helix transcriptional regulator, translating into MDYSNELKELFLMNQTYATLFTLTNKIQIEGDKYFGILTSRQYMTILSILHLPEEETTLNNIARKMGTSKQNINRLVANLEKNGYVDVIPSPHDKRAINVKVTDLGKKVMVTCSRTGINFMADVFHEFTKDELETLWSLLKKMYRFNGEEQDGFEEDANFMEYEEIDKIKSEALEEFAKRRKRVNKND; encoded by the coding sequence ATGGATTATTCAAATGAACTAAAAGAGCTCTTTTTAATGAATCAAACATATGCAACTCTTTTTACCCTTACAAACAAAATACAAATAGAAGGAGATAAATATTTTGGTATACTTACTTCAAGACAGTATATGACTATTTTATCAATTCTTCATTTACCAGAGGAAGAAACAACATTAAATAATATTGCAAGAAAAATGGGTACAAGTAAACAAAATATAAATAGACTAGTTGCTAATCTTGAAAAAAATGGATATGTTGATGTAATTCCAAGTCCTCATGATAAGAGAGCAATTAATGTTAAAGTTACAGACTTAGGAAAAAAGGTTATGGTGACATGTAGTAGGACTGGAATAAACTTTATGGCAGATGTATTTCACGAATTTACCAAAGATGAATTAGAGACCTTATGGAGTTTACTAAAAAAAATGTATCGTTTTAATGGTGAAGAACAAGATGGCTTTGAAGAAGATGCTAATTTTATGGAATATGAAGAAATAGATAAAATTAAATCTGAAGCACTTGAAGAATTTGCAAAAAGAAGAAAGAGAGTAAATAAAAACGATTAA
- a CDS encoding alpha/beta hydrolase: protein MKCTNFTFKGEEGLDIYTYKWEDENIKKPKAVIQIAHGMAETAQRYETFAKVLTKNGYIVYINDHRGHGKTAKIIENVGHLAEKEGFRCLVEDMYTLTNIIKKENEDLPIYLFGHSMGSFASQRYIMDYSNNLSGLILCGSNGKQGIILNLAHLIINHEIKKYGRRFKSNKINNLIFGGEIIRRNEKTKFDWLSRDKEQVEKYINDPFCGVVCSCGFFYDLVQGLKEIEDKENLKKVPLDIPIYIISGDKDPIGKNGNGVLRLRDRYIKLGVKDVTCKLYKDGRHELLNEINREEVFEDIICWLNNKIEIL from the coding sequence ATGAAGTGTACAAACTTTACTTTCAAAGGAGAGGAAGGTTTAGATATATATACATATAAATGGGAAGATGAAAATATAAAAAAACCAAAGGCAGTTATCCAAATTGCACATGGAATGGCTGAAACTGCACAAAGGTATGAGACTTTTGCCAAGGTACTTACTAAAAATGGTTATATAGTATATATCAATGACCATAGAGGTCATGGAAAAACTGCAAAGATAATAGAAAATGTTGGACATTTAGCTGAAAAAGAAGGATTTAGATGTCTTGTAGAGGACATGTATACTTTAACAAATATTATAAAGAAAGAAAATGAAGATTTGCCAATTTATCTATTTGGACACAGCATGGGTTCATTTGCAAGTCAAAGATATATAATGGATTACAGTAATAATTTATCTGGACTTATACTATGTGGTTCAAATGGAAAGCAAGGAATCATTCTAAATCTTGCTCATCTGATAATCAATCATGAGATTAAAAAGTATGGAAGACGTTTTAAAAGTAATAAAATAAATAATTTGATATTTGGCGGCGAAATAATAAGAAGAAATGAAAAGACTAAGTTTGACTGGTTAAGTAGAGATAAAGAACAAGTTGAAAAATATATAAATGACCCATTTTGTGGAGTAGTGTGTAGTTGTGGCTTTTTTTATGATTTAGTTCAAGGGTTAAAAGAAATTGAGGATAAAGAAAACTTAAAAAAAGTGCCACTTGATATACCTATTTACATAATATCTGGAGATAAAGACCCCATAGGAAAAAATGGTAACGGAGTCTTAAGACTAAGGGATAGATATATAAAATTAGGAGTAAAAGATGTAACTTGCAAACTTTACAAAGATGGAAGGCATGAATTGTTGAATGAAATAAATAGAGAAGAAGTTTTTGAGGATATAATTTGTTGGTTAAATAATAAAATAGAAATATTGTAA
- a CDS encoding helix-turn-helix transcriptional regulator has protein sequence MQIKIGKVIQRLRKERNLTQEQLAKFIGVSTPAVSKWESGNSYPDIELLPLLADFFNVSIDKLLNYKIDLSEEEVMKIYKELESGFARIEIDLSTEEPKEEFRQDLESVKKLSNMYIEKYPKSYLLKLRICSLYQMYSYKFGKSELNDRVKETTNILEDIVRNTDDIQIKETALIILSNAYCMLEDYEKAELYLNMIHKSIGDTSVNLAMIYLKQNRLEEAEILLQNKLFSNVFNISMDCKGIINVYKNQYKELKKKLENRNFNKNAIEREMEYIKNKLLGYANLSLEIKKMLSEDKGAFFSMYMDYMELSLIFLFFNMKEEAKKALYSLKEILEKYPIHENLDVSQMRFFDKVESKNLYTFNIYTNLLIVLNDDSYNELREEPIFKDVIEKILDMEKMLKNKE, from the coding sequence ATGCAAATTAAAATAGGTAAAGTCATACAGCGTCTTAGAAAAGAACGAAATTTAACTCAAGAACAATTAGCAAAGTTTATAGGTGTGTCAACACCAGCAGTATCTAAGTGGGAGAGTGGAAATTCTTACCCAGATATAGAATTATTGCCTTTATTAGCAGACTTTTTTAATGTGTCTATTGATAAGCTTTTAAATTACAAGATTGATTTAAGTGAAGAAGAAGTAATGAAAATTTATAAAGAATTAGAATCAGGCTTTGCTAGAATTGAAATTGATTTATCAACAGAAGAACCAAAAGAAGAATTTAGACAAGACTTAGAATCTGTAAAAAAGCTTTCCAATATGTATATAGAGAAGTATCCTAAAAGCTATTTATTGAAGCTAAGGATATGTTCGCTGTATCAGATGTATTCATATAAATTTGGTAAGAGTGAACTTAATGACAGAGTAAAAGAAACAACGAATATTCTTGAAGATATAGTGAGAAATACAGATGATATCCAAATAAAAGAAACAGCTCTTATTATATTATCAAACGCATATTGTATGTTGGAGGATTATGAAAAGGCAGAGTTGTATTTAAATATGATACATAAGTCAATAGGGGATACAAGTGTTAATTTAGCTATGATATATTTAAAGCAAAATAGACTTGAAGAAGCAGAAATATTGCTTCAAAATAAATTGTTTAGTAATGTATTTAATATAAGCATGGATTGTAAGGGAATAATTAATGTATACAAAAATCAATACAAGGAATTAAAGAAAAAATTGGAGAATAGAAATTTTAATAAAAATGCAATTGAGAGAGAAATGGAGTATATAAAAAATAAGTTGCTGGGGTATGCAAATCTTTCTTTAGAAATAAAAAAAATGCTCAGTGAAGATAAAGGTGCATTTTTTAGTATGTATATGGATTATATGGAATTATCTCTAATTTTTTTATTTTTTAACATGAAAGAAGAAGCAAAAAAAGCCTTATATAGTCTAAAAGAAATATTAGAAAAATATCCTATACATGAAAATTTGGATGTAAGTCAAATGAGATTTTTTGATAAGGTAGAGTCTAAAAATTTATATACTTTTAATATATATACAAACTTGTTAATTGTACTTAATGATGATAGTTATAATGAGCTTAGAGAAGAACCAATTTTTAAGGATGTAATTGAAAAGATTTTAGATATGGAAAAAATGTTGAAAAATAAAGAATAA
- a CDS encoding GNAT family N-acetyltransferase produces the protein MKFERLRTSENKLYYKAMELYKISFPFHEQRKSSLQEEILKNKEYQFNLIYNKNQFVGIILCWETDDFIYVEHFCIFPEMRNNRYGQRALELLNKKGKTIILEIDLPIDEISIYRKAFYERVKYKTNNYEHIHPPYHEKFNGHNLIVMSYPEKLSKMEYDKFNHYLRNNVMSF, from the coding sequence GTGAAATTTGAACGGTTAAGAACCAGTGAAAATAAATTATATTACAAGGCTATGGAATTATATAAAATTAGTTTCCCATTTCATGAACAAAGAAAATCTTCTTTGCAAGAAGAAATTTTGAAAAATAAAGAATATCAATTCAATTTAATTTATAATAAAAACCAGTTTGTCGGCATAATTTTATGTTGGGAAACAGATGACTTTATCTATGTAGAACATTTCTGCATTTTTCCAGAAATGCGCAATAATAGATATGGACAAAGAGCGTTAGAGCTTTTAAATAAGAAAGGAAAAACTATTATTTTAGAAATTGACCTTCCAATTGATGAGATTTCAATTTATCGCAAGGCGTTCTATGAAAGAGTAAAATATAAGACAAATAATTATGAACACATTCATCCACCATACCATGAAAAATTTAATGGGCATAACCTGATTGTAATGTCTTACCCAGAAAAGTTATCTAAAATGGAATATGATAAATTTAATCACTATCTAAGAAATAATGTCATGAGTTTCTAA
- a CDS encoding 3D domain-containing protein encodes MEKREKRIIISSLLSVSILMGLVSIYSILNKEDIILTVKGQEQKVSSFKKTVEELLDEQGVKYNSEDKINPSLDTELKDDMKIKVVKVTKSKKEEIEKIPFDTKHVNDSNLLKGKSKVYQEGQEGEKKLVYNLTYHDGKLVKKVLSKEVISKEPTTKIIKYGTKEKVLIASRGANIRGGKHMKVVATAYAGDTITSTGTTPRWGVIAVDPRVIPYGTKVYIPKLGMTFVAEDCGGAIKGNRIDIFMNSEGKASNWGRKSIDIYLH; translated from the coding sequence ATGGAGAAAAGAGAAAAGAGGATAATAATATCATCTTTATTAAGTGTATCAATTTTAATGGGTTTGGTAAGTATATATTCTATATTAAATAAAGAAGACATAATTTTAACTGTTAAGGGTCAAGAGCAAAAAGTATCTTCCTTTAAGAAAACAGTTGAGGAACTTTTGGATGAACAGGGTGTAAAGTATAATTCTGAAGATAAGATTAATCCAAGTTTAGATACAGAACTAAAAGATGATATGAAAATAAAAGTTGTTAAGGTAACTAAAAGTAAAAAAGAAGAGATTGAAAAAATTCCATTTGATACAAAGCATGTAAATGATAGTAATTTGTTAAAAGGAAAATCTAAAGTTTATCAAGAAGGTCAAGAAGGAGAAAAAAAACTAGTCTATAATTTAACTTACCATGATGGAAAGTTAGTCAAAAAAGTCTTATCAAAAGAAGTAATATCTAAGGAGCCAACTACAAAAATTATAAAATATGGAACTAAAGAAAAAGTACTAATAGCATCAAGAGGAGCAAATATAAGAGGAGGCAAACATATGAAAGTGGTTGCCACTGCATATGCAGGAGATACAATAACATCTACTGGTACAACTCCAAGATGGGGTGTTATTGCAGTTGACCCACGTGTAATACCATATGGAACAAAAGTATATATACCTAAACTGGGTATGACTTTTGTAGCAGAAGATTGTGGAGGTGCAATTAAAGGTAATAGAATAGACATTTTTATGAACAGTGAAGGAAAAGCTTCAAATTGGGGAAGGAAAAGTATAGATATATATCTACATTAA
- a CDS encoding SGNH/GDSL hydrolase family protein — protein MKIVCLGDSLTYGFGVSRSNSWTNIVNKETRLEIVNKGINGDTTSGMLARFNEDVVKNSPDIVFIMGGTNDFIAGAGNKIINSNIMAMVHQSYSKNIIPIIGIPLKPDIPNVREDWSCFTDFNIVSQNLESYSYWIKKFCMTFNTNFVDFYSEYNKNMELEGYKKLYFDGLHPTKEGHRIMADIFINSINKYIEEL, from the coding sequence ATGAAAATAGTCTGCTTAGGAGACAGTTTAACGTATGGATTTGGGGTATCACGAAGTAATTCATGGACAAACATTGTAAATAAAGAGACTCGATTAGAAATAGTAAATAAGGGTATAAATGGTGATACAACAAGTGGTATGTTAGCTAGGTTTAATGAAGATGTTGTAAAAAACTCTCCTGATATAGTTTTTATAATGGGTGGCACCAATGATTTTATTGCTGGTGCGGGAAATAAAATTATTAATTCTAATATAATGGCTATGGTGCATCAGTCATATTCAAAAAATATTATACCTATAATAGGTATACCATTAAAACCAGATATTCCAAATGTTAGGGAAGATTGGAGTTGTTTTACTGATTTTAATATAGTATCTCAAAACTTAGAATCATATAGTTATTGGATAAAAAAATTTTGTATGACATTTAATACTAATTTCGTAGATTTTTATTCAGAATATAATAAAAATATGGAACTAGAAGGATATAAAAAATTATATTTTGATGGGTTACATCCAACCAAAGAGGGTCATAGAATAATGGCAGACATTTTTATTAATTCAATTAATAAGTATATAGAAGAGTTATAG